TAAATAAAAAAGCAGGTTCGGAAAAATTCCGAACCTGCTTTTTTATTTCTTTCTAGCTCGTGTTTTTAACACCTCTACCAAAAACACCGGAATCTTCATCATCCGCTTCGCCCGCGTAGGTTGCGTAATAAGGCGGTATAACCATTCAAGGTTATTGTTCGTCCAAAACTTCGGTGCACGTTTGAGGGTCCCAGAAAGGACGTCAAAACTCCCGCCCACCCCTACAAGAACTGCATTTGGAAATTGAGCCCTATAAGTAGCAATCCATTGCTCTTGTAATGGGGCCCCCATTGCAACGAATATAAAATCTGGATTAGTGGCGGCAATCTTATCAGCAGCTTCCTGTCCTTTCGAGGAATACCCATCCATCGTACCGGCCATTTGTAAGCCTGGGTACTGTGAAAAAGCTTTTTCGGCAGCTTTCCCTGCAATTCCCGGTTTAGCCCCGTAGAAGTACACACGCTTCTCAGCAGCGCGTGCATATGCTAATAAATCATGTAATAGCTCATATCCCGGTATTTTTTCCTCTAGTGGCTGTTTTAATAGCTTGGATGCAATGATGACACCAATGCCATCGGGTAAGACATAATCCGCATTTAATACAGCGGCTTGATAGTCCTTCGATTCCTTCGTCAACATAATGATTTCTGGATTTGCCGTTACGATAAATAAATTTCCTGTTGAATCTTTAAAGTGTTCCTCAATTTTATGTAGAAACTTTTCTTTACGTATATTTGAAATTGGAATATTTAATATATTGATTTTTTCAACCATTGCAAAGCTCCTTGATTACGTGTCGTCTATTGTTAGTTATACCACAAAATTGGGTAGATAGCTTTTGTAAAGCAAGTGGTTTGTAATCAAACAGTAATATTTGTCTGAAATGTAAAAACGCGCTCGAAACTTCTTTATTTAAATCAAGAAATTAGCTAATAAAACTTCACAATCTGCTATAATAAAGCAATAATCGTGAAACAAATCGGGCTGGGAATCCGTTATATCTAGTAATTGAATTAAGTGTAAATGGGGTGGGGATGTGGCTAGTAACCGTAAACGTTTACTGTTATCTAGTTTTTTTCTTATCGCTGTAGTCATTATTTTTGTCGTTCTTTATTTTCAGTTTAAGAAACCTAGTGTATTTGAGGCGCAATTAAACCGAGTGCAATTTGCAACAAAATCTTCTAATGATATGTCAGTGGCGATTGTTTTACCTGAAGAGGTTAAAGAAGTTAAAGAAGTTGAAGAAGTCGAGGAAACCGAGGTAGAAGAACCTCCTGCCGAAGAGGAAGAGATTGGCACGATAGTCCAGATTGTCGAGAAATCGGAAGTCCCGATAGCGCCAGAAAAAGACATTGCGATGGCGATCGCGAATGCGAAGATGTATGTGTATACAATCGATACGGACTTGGAGCAAGGGTCTGGCTTTTTATTTAACAATCAGGGGGATATTGTCACGAATGCCCATGTTGCGAAAGATGCGACTTATG
This window of the Sporosarcina pasteurii genome carries:
- a CDS encoding WecB/TagA/CpsF family glycosyltransferase; translation: MVEKINILNIPISNIRKEKFLHKIEEHFKDSTGNLFIVTANPEIIMLTKESKDYQAAVLNADYVLPDGIGVIIASKLLKQPLEEKIPGYELLHDLLAYARAAEKRVYFYGAKPGIAGKAAEKAFSQYPGLQMAGTMDGYSSKGQEAADKIAATNPDFIFVAMGAPLQEQWIATYRAQFPNAVLVGVGGSFDVLSGTLKRAPKFWTNNNLEWLYRLITQPTRAKRMMKIPVFLVEVLKTRARKK